The genomic interval agggTGGAGGAAAAGATGTTGACAGGCTCCCCGGCCCTACTCTACAGCCTCAACCTGCAGGCAGACTGCTGGGGAACCCAGGGTGACAGGGATGGGGCCAGGAGGAGAAACTCACCCTTCGGAAGGAGACAACATAAAATGTGTCTTCCCGTCGGTCAATTGCATCCAGGAACTCTGGCTGTGAACGGTCTGGTTGGCGATATAGCTGCAGCTGGCCCACAGCATCCCTAGACGGGCAGGGAAACGGGATTGGCGAGGAACTAAGCCCAGTGCCCAGTTCCCAGTGCGGAAGGGGGAAAGGATGAGAGAAAGACAAGAGACCCCCAGGGGATAAGGGGAGCATCACGCCATCGGTGGCAATGATGACGAGCACAGGACAGCTCCTTAGGGTATAGCTCTTTAGAGTGGAACCTCACTTAACAAATAAGTGCCCCCCCAAGACTCACCTTTCTGGGGGCCCAGGGGGTTGGGTGGGGACTGCCTTAACTGGAGGCGACTTCTTCCATAGCTGAGACTTCTGGAAGGAGAAGTATCTGAGGATTTGAAGAGggtggagggaaaagggaaaagaaacagacagCCCCTGGGAGCTGACGCCACCGCACACCCACCCTCCTACTGCCCCCAAAGCCCCATAACAAGATGCCCTCTTAAAATCCCCAGGACATTCAGCCCTTGTTTTCAAGTGGCTTTCCTTGaaccagccccaccccctcctacctgtctctcCTGGGGCCTCTGGGGCATCTTCCGCCGGCCTCTCTGGTGGCGCTGGACCCAGCCACTCAGCTCATCAGCAAGCCTGGGGAAGCAGAGGACGGGTAAAACCTCTGTGCCAGGCCAAGACTCCCACTCTCCTCGCCCACAcataggaggggagagagagggcacAGAGAGCTGGTGCTTCAGCACACAAGGACAGCCAGGCCGTCTGCGGAGGCGCCTCGGGACAAGAGGGAAGGCGCCCCGGTTGTGAATGCCCCACACCTCAGGGACTCGGTCCTGTTGAAGTGCCGGCAATCAGAGGAGAGGAAGAGCTGGTCCAGGTCTCTCAGCAGCAGCTCCTTGGTGCCCCCAGGGAAGGCTGTCAGGTTCCTGGAGTGAGGCAGGGACGAGGCAATGACCTGAGGCTGCCCAGTGCTCTCCCATCAATGGAGAAGGTCATGCTGGCAAGAGAGCAACTCCAGCTCCCCTCAAAAGGAAAGGTCACTCTGGGGGAGAAGACACACTCAAAAGAGAGAGGGCCCTCTCCTCACCTGAAACTTGGCTGGCCCGTGGAGCTGGGCTGGGTCTCCTTGGGACCCTGGGAGGGATGCTGGGGGTGCTCGACTCTGTGAACTGGCTCTTGCGCCGAGAACTCCAGCAAGTGTCTCTGGGGTCGAGGCTCCTCTCTGCTCATCCGAGGAGAGATGGGAGCTGGAGGAGGCTCACTGATGCTGTGGATAGGAAAGGACAGAGCACGAGGAAGaattccagctttactgaggggCTAGTTAAGGGGGAGGGCTCTACAGATAGTCCGCCTGGTTCCGATCTGTGCTACAAGACTGAATCTCTTCATCTGTAGGACGGAATGAGAACAGTCCCTACTCATCGAGCCAGAAAACACGAGGAAAGGAGAGTGCTTAACCAAGGGCCCAGAACTCACTAAGCACTTAATAGTCACTATTTTTATCAACGTTCTCACCACCATCTCCTCCAGGACATAACACTTATGAGAGCAATGAGGGAACAAGAAGGGACTGACTGGATACACCCACCATCAGCGCCAAGGACATCAGAGCTGTCTGTGTGCAAGTAACGAAAGTGACTGTGCCAGAGCAGGCAATCGGGCAGCCGGGGGCTGGGCTCCACCCAGAAGGCTCTGGGGAGGCAACGAGCGTCTCACCTGACAGGCCCAAAGTTGAAGGCAATGAAGAGAAGGAAGACCATGATGCAGACCACCTTCCTGTTTCCAGACCCTAACTTGAGCTCGCTGTTCtaagatgcagagaaagagagaagccagAGAGGGGGAGTCATTCCAAGGAGCCCGTACTCCCACGGGTCTCCCAGGGACACCCGGGTCTTACCTCAGCCAGCAGGGCCTCCAGCCGCCGGCGGAGGGCAGCATTCTCCCGCCGGAGCTGCTGGTTGTCGGCCAGCACAGCCTGCAGCCGAGCTTCCAGCCCCTGCAGatactctttcttcttcctccggGACTGGCAGGCCGACTCCCGGTTCTTGATCATTCGCTGCTGCCGCTTCAGCAGCTTTGCCTAGGCACAAAAGGGTcagagagacagggaaagaggggagggagaggggcatCACACCCTCCAACTCCAGGGACCGATCACCCAGAGCTCACAGGGGCCACTCTCCTGCCTTCCTAACCTCTACCTACAGAGCCAGAGAGAGGTTCTTCCTCTCTGCCAAAACATTCCAGGGAAGGGGCCCTTCTCTCAACCACTCCCTAATGCTGTTCCTCAGCACTGAGAGAAGTTAGACTGTAGGAGGAACTTCCCCCATCCTGGTTCTTCGTGGAACCTCAGTTCCTTTCCTTGATGGGTGGTCTTCCTTCTTCTCAATTCTCCTTTTTAGGACCCGAAGTTGACGCTTGCTAACATTAGAGAACAGTTTACCTGGTCTTCCCCTAGGAAGCAGCCTCCCTCTTCTCTAACACAGGATGACTCCTCTGCCTTTGATGTACTAAGACCACGCCCACTTCTCCATCTGCAGGGGTAGCAAACCCAAGGATCCTAAAACTACACGGAGTAGATACTCATATATAAAAGAGGTCCACGTTAACCTTCAGGACCGTCTTATGGGCCTGCTTCCTCACTTTTTGCTCCCTTCTCACTCCACAGTTCTCTCCCACGAcagttctcttctcttcccattaCTAGCCCtactcctctcctccccagtaAATGCTTACATCCACCTCAGGCGGGCAGGAGTTCCCAGGCATAGGAGCTGGAACAATGCTCTTCCTCTCAGGCCGTGGAGCAGGGGGGGTCAGTCCCTCAGGCTGGACTCGAATAGCACCTTGGATGAGAACAACTGGGGACACTGGGGCAAGTGGACAGGAGAAGGAGGTCAGAGAGCTGGAAGTCAGGTGGGTTCCTTGTGTCCACACCCACACCTGAGCACCCAAGTGTCGGGAGGCTCAATGGCTGTGAGCCCCCTGAGAAGGTCAATCCAGGccacctccttctctccttctttagtACCTGGGGGTGGCTGGACAAGGGGCTGCAAAAGGACAGTGGTGCTGGGAGGCACAGCTCTCGGTGGCATCGGGACAGTGGTTATCACCACAGGTTTGGGCTGCAGTGGTGGCTTCCGGGCGGGCAGGGGTTTGCCTGAAGGAaggtgaaaggaaggaaggaagaagaaatgtcAGGACTATAGGCCTCTTGCGAGAGACTCCAGGTGTCAGGAGGCCTCATTACCTGAGGAGCCATCAGAGGACAGGCCCATGCTGATCTGGACAGCTCCAAGTGGGGGGCCTGAGACATCCCGCAAGAGACACCCTTGAGGGGATGGGGACTCTGTCTTCACTTCCAGTACCTCCTCTCCTATAAAAGCCTACGTGGGGCATTCCAGAAGATATGTGAGTCAGGAGGAGTGCTGAGGAGACGGAGCTGAAGAAAAGAAAGCTCTCACACCTCTGAGAGCCAGAAGGAACGCACCGGCGtgctggagggaggaaggaagtggaTGCTCACCTGGTTGGGGGACTCCGCAGAGAGCAGGGAAGCCTCTGAGTTGATGGAGGAAGATGGAGAGACAGGCTCTATCTTAATCTGAACATCTGTGGGACAGTGGGATGAGACAAAAAGCTGGATATCAGACAAACACTGAAGGAAAAGAGGGCTAAGATGGGGAAATGGAAGACATGGTCATTTCTCCTTGTACCTGCAAGGAAAACTCTTCTGGCCCAGGAGGGCAATCCAGAGGAGGGGCACCATGGAGCTGCTAATCTGCTGCCTCTCCTCCTACCTCTTTACCCAGGACTCCCTTTCTCCTTCCGTGGCCCCTATCAGTTGTTTTCACCGCTGCTCAGCTTCCCTCAAGGCTGTCCCTGTGCTTCtgctctccctctttcttcctcacaCACCTTGTCCATTCACATGGAGGAGGCCCAAGCAGGAGGATTCGGCAGCATTCGTAAGGGCCCAGATTCCTGTCTGGCTGGATTTCCACCTCATCCTGGCCCAGCGCGATCACGCATCGCCACACTGACAACTGCCCAGTCTGCATCTCTACCCTTGACTGCCCCCCTGCACCGTGATCCTGACTCCCAAGCTGCCTGCTGGTCACTTCCTTTCTCAAGCCTCGCCGTTCACCCAAATTCAACTGGCCTTAAACAGGGCTCACTGCTTGTCCCTTCATACAGATTCTCTTCCTTCTGTCAGCCTTCAAAGCTCAGTCACCTCTGAGCCTTCATGGCTTCTGTTAAAcctatctataaaaataaaaaacaaacaaagaaaaaaaaaccctatctaTAAGACCTGTTGATTGCCCCATGGAGGTGAACCCGTCCGAGGGCCAGATTCAGCCCCGAGGTCAATGGTCCGCTACTACCTCTGGTCCACAGCACGCATTTTGATACTTAATTATATGATTGCCACTACTGCTATTTCAAAATGTCATAACTACTTATATATTTTGATAGGTAATACAGTCATATGATACAAAATcccaaaggaaggaaggggaattcAGTGAAAAGGAAATTTCATTCCCTTCCTTGTCAACCGGACACCCAGATCCCCTCCTCAGAGGTGACCACTGTTTGAGCTATTAACCATGTGTTATAAACCTCATGAAACTCTCCAAAAGCAAGGACTATGTCTTATGCTTCATGTCTGTCAAAGTGAGGGGTAAAGTACAGGccctcaaaaaatacctaaatacCAGGGGAGACTCTGACTCCAAAAACACTAGCCTTTGCAAAACCATCAATAATCTTTTTGCTGTTATAGACTTTTCAATCCGTTATTTTGTTTGTCCTCTTTGTAACATTTAATCGTATGCTGGATATGAGCTGTTTGTCCCTCCAAACCCACTCTCCATCTTTCCCTGCCCTACTCTGAGGCCCGGGGGAAAACATGAATGGAGTGCACCTTGGGGCTCTCTTGCCTTCTAGCTTCTGGTTAAAGTTCAACCAAAGGGAGGCGGTGCTAGGAAACCCTGAAGTCGCTTTGAAATCAATAAtcaacatgggggcttccctgatggcgcagtggttgagagtctgcctgccgatgcaggggacacgggttcgtgccccggtccgggaggatcccacatgccgcggagcagctgggcccatgagccatggccgctgagcctgcgcgtccggagcctgtgctccgcaacgggagaggccacaacagtgagaggcccgcgtaccccccaaaaataaaataaaataaaataaaataaataaaataaccaacacGTCCCACACTGAATTCACCACGTGCTCCCTGACCAGCGGGCTCCTGCTCCTGCAGGCTCTATCCAGTGGTCGGTACCCTCACCCACCGTGTGGCTGCCCTAGCCAGAAACCCAGGCACACTCTTTCACCCCTATCTCTCTTCAACGCCCAGGGGGGTCACTGCACTCATCCATTCTAATTCATGCTTCCTCAAATCTGCCTTCTTCTCAGCAGCTGAGTATCTTACTTGATTAACCGCATGAACCTCTTTCTTGGTCCTCCTTCTGCTTCCAGTCCTGTGTCTCTGCAATCCACTCTCTACTCTGCCACCAGAGTCCTCTTCCTAATAATATTGCTCTCCTGCTTGACTCTTCAAAGGCTCCCAACTGCCCACAGGAAAAAAGCTAAGAGTCCCTTAGCAGGGTTCCTACCTGGCCCTGCAGCCTCTGCATCTCCTGGCCTTTCTTTACTACCCCACCTCACATCCTCTCTAAAGAGATGCACGTTCCTTACAAACACAACCAGTCCCCACGTTCTCCTTCTGGCTAATTCCTATGTGTCCTTTGAAACTCGGATCAGGAAACCCCTCCGCCTAGAGTACACCCTTGAGCCAGCCCCAATCGGGTGAGAGGCCCCCTCTTGTGAGCTTTCAGGGTGCCTGTGACAGGCTCTATCCTAGAATTAGTACACCTTGCTTGGCTTTCTTCCCCCCACCACACTACAGGGGCCTCAAGTCAGTGTGGTGGTTAACGTGTTCTTCACCTTTGCAACTCCAGCACCGTGTCCAGTATCTGGCATggagtagctgctcaataaacatATAAGAGTAACTAAACTCAATAACGCTTTTCAAAACAGCACAAACAATGTTACTTGTAGAATCCAGGAGTTGGGTATATGGTAttccaacttttctgtatgtttgaaaatttttataataaaacctTCAGGGGGAAAGTCACATAGATAAAAATGCCCTAAACTGTCTGCAAGTTTATGCAAAGCAACAGGAAGTTAAATCACACAACAGGTGACtaggaacaagaaaagaaagaaaaatcatcccCATTTCTTTCGTGCTTCACTGGCTGTGATTTCCTGAAATCCTCCCTCCCGCTCCCGGCCTCTCTCTTGGTTATCTGCCATTTCTCCTCGCCACCTTTTCCTCCCTGTCCTGCTGACTGCACTCCCGCTTCCCATACACACATGCGCGTGCACGTGTGTACACGCATACATACACTCTACCTTGGTAAAGCCTGAGGATGGTGCAGGCTGTTATTACCTGAGGCATCATCAGAGGTGGGGCCCACACTGATCTGGACGGTTTCAAATGGGGATGTTGGATCATCTCCCAGGAGGCAGAGTGAGGGTGTCAAGGACTCTGACTTCACGACCAGCACCTCCCCTACACCAGAGGCCTGGGTACGAGTCAGGGtaagaaacaaggaaagaaaacaaaggacgTGTTGAGAGTAAGAGCAAGAACAAAAGCTTTCGAGCTTACAAACCACCAATTACTTGACATTCATACTCAGCATCTCCCTAGGCTGTGTCTGGCCCCTGGttctctctttctattttattcctgGGAGGGGTGATAAAGTCTCATGATTTCAAATATTGCCTTCGCGTGGACAACTTGGACAAGAAAAGTTCCAGAATTCTCAGCAGTTAACAACTCTCTTCTTCCCAGGCCCCCCATGGCTGCCACATTTCTCTGTATATTAAAAAACTCCACCTTCAATTCTAGACAACCAAAGAATGGAAATGTGAAAAATGAGGATATAAAAGAAATGGCAAAGGCAGAAAAGAAGCCCCCCACCAACACCCCATGACTCGCAGCACACAAATCATTTCCTCAGCATCTATAGGTGAAGTCGAGGGAGCTGAGTCCCTGCCACAGACAGTAGGAGGGGAGATGACTCTCACCTGGCTGGAGGGCTCTGCAGAAAGGCGCGAGGATTCAgagctgagggaggaggaggaggagggggaggatggCTCAGACTTCACCTGAAGATCTGGAGAGAAAGGGGTTAGAAAATAACCTGGAAGCAGAGCCTGACAAGAGTCCAAAAAGTGCCCAGGATTTTATGGGGTAAGGACCCCTCACTGGGGCAAGGGGGAACGAACACATATAAAGAATCAAAGAGGGAGAAGAGTACACAGGCAATCAGGTGGAGGAAGCGTGAGGATAAGAGGAATTGCAGTTTCTGGGAAACAACGGAAGCTCAGGGTTTCTGGATGAGGGAATCACACAGGGTAGCTTACCTGGGAAGATAGGCAGAGAGTCCCAGGGGGGTTCAGGAGGGCTGACATCCATCTCCAAGTCCAGGGAACTGCTGTCAAACTGAATAAGGGAGGATATTAGATGGCAGGAGTGTGAGGATGACGGGTGGCTCCAGATGACCTCAGGCCGGGGGATGAGTCCTGGTTCTGCGACCACCCTCACCCACCAAGCGTAAAAGACCAGGCTGGGGACCGATACCGGGACATCCTGCTCCGGGCAAAGGAAGAGCTGCGTCTGCTCCTCGGCCACTTCATCCAGGCCGGTGTATAAGGTGCTGTCTGCAAGAGGTGCGGAGGGTCGGGGGGTCTTCCGGTAGCGCAGCCTTCGGATCCACACAAAGCCCTCGACCCATCCCTCATTGGCTCGGCTCGGCCGGACCCACCGCCCGCCCACTTGAAAAGTGATATAGCCAAAGAActtcagcccctccctccccgaccCCGGAACAACTCCATATTTCCGCAGGAGCGGAGGTCTTCCCCAACTCCCGCATCCCCCGAAAGCACAACTAGCCTCCCGTTCCGCCCTCCTTCAGGTGGTGCATTCCGTATTTGCCCAGCCTTCCTCCTTGGGCCTCCGCCTCCTCCTGCGTGCCTCAGGGTCACAGTACGCCAcagccctttcccctccccgagGCCTCACTCCGCGCACCCCAGTCCTCCGGGCTCAGCAAATTGTCGGTGAAAAAGCGCGTCGGGTCCGCAATCTCGCTGAGGAGCATCAGCTCCGCCATctttcccccccgcccccccaaccaTGAGACGGCTCCCAAGGCCCGCCTCTCCCCATCATCAACTAATCAGTTGGCTCTTAAAAAAAAGGGGGCGGCCCGGAAGCTCTACTGACCAGTAAGAGACCTGGGCACTGAGCACGTGAGTCAATAGAAGAGGAGGCTGTACAGGCCGGGCCAATGGGAGTGCGGCAGGAGGCTAGCACCTCCGCAGCATCGGGCAGTGAAATTTGCGCATGCGCCAAACAGGACGCAGCCAGAAAGCGCCTAGGAAATGGAGCTACCAGGTTTTGAAGTTTCGCtgtccacccccgccccccgggcGTGTCCTGAATTTAGAAGTGTAGACGGCTTCTATTCATCTTCGGAGATGGATAAGCCCCCCAAAACATAGCACACGTGACCATATGGCTTTTTAATGGTAAAAGGGTAAAGGGGGACACTGAGACCACTGCTACCTCCCCTAGGAAGGCAAAAGCTGAGAGTGGGATATGGGTGAAACCCTCCCTCtgggccacccccacccccaccccccaaatctcACAGCATAGACCACACTTCACAGGTTCCTGTTTCTTTTAAGGTTTTAACTTTTAATCAGCCAAACATCTTGCGCAGTCCCTGAGCCAGCCCTGCATCCTGTTTCTTTCCCTGAATGATCACCTTTCCCAGCTCCTCCTGGGCTGCCCGGTTTTTTGGGTCTACCGCCAGCACCTTCTTGAGGTCAGCAGTTGCTTTTTCCAGGTTCCCAAGAGCAGCCTGGGCAACCCCCCTTCGGTACAAGGCCTTTAAATGGCCAGGCTCCCGTTCCAGAACCCGGTCACAGCTCTGGGCTGCCAAATGGGGCTGCCCTAGCAGCAACTGACAGGCAGCCAGGTTGGCATGAAGGACAGTTCGTTCCGGAGAGCCAGGTGGGGGTAAAGTCAGCAGCAGCCGAAGAGCCCGTCCATAGCATCGGGCAGCCGATTCAGGGTTCCCAGCTCGGAATAATTCTGTGCCTCTTGCACGTTCTTCCCTAGCCAGGGCCTCCTTCTCAGTGGCCTCCAGTTCCCAGGAGTCCCGGCCCTTGGTGAAGGAGGCCAGTGTGAGCCTGACAGGAGGTCCAGAGCACCCAGGGAGCTGAAGCTCTGCCTGCTCGCCTTGACACATGGACTCCAGGCATTTCTCTATGAGCTCCCCCCAGGTTTCTTCCCTCCATGGGCCTAACCCCATAGTTACCTCTGTCCAGCCCTCTGGCAGCCCTGACCCCAAAGTAAATCCAAAAGTCTGTACCCAGCAGCGGGAGCCCAGCTTGGGTTTGTCCAAGCCATGGCCACGGATTATGATCTTCTTGACAAAGCTCCCATCCGGACAGTACCAGAGATCAGAGGCTTGCAGGGGCTCTGGCACCTCACTGGCTGAGCCATGAGACTTAGAGTCTCCTTCAAGTCCAGCGGCCAGTTTTTCAGTTTCTTGAGGATTCTCTAGAATTTGGCTGTCTGAATCTGGGCTCACTCTGAGCTCAAGGATTTCAGTAGGAGGGTCTCGGCGCTGCTGCCTAATCTGAGTAGTTAAATCAAGGTTCTTTTCCCATTGTTGCTGCGGTTGAGAGGTGTCCTTCTCTCCCACTGGATTGACTGGTGGCGTCTCCATTTAGGTGCCTGGTCCTTTCCAATGTGGGTAAATAGTTTTGGTCAGAAAGGGATGGACCAGGTTCAGGTCCgcacctgatttaaaaaaataaataaaaataatgtcattgGCAGGAATCTTATTTAGATTCCTTTCTCGGCTCGAGCCTCCGTTCCAACCCCGAACTAACCCAGAACTATAAGTTCCACAATTCCCTGCGGCTTGGGTAGCCGTCCCAACTACGGACACCGATCGAGTCAAAAAGTACCTGGGCGGTCGAAGCGCCTCGCCTGGCGGCAACAGCCGGACCCTTCAAATCACCTCTCTTTCCGAAGCTAACTGCTACTGAGGTACTGTCCTCGGAGTCTTGCCCCAGGCGGAGAGGACggtcgggggtggtggtgggtgggcaggggacaGCTGGACAGAGACACTGACGGCTAACCCTGGAGCCCGCGAGACAGCGAATCTAGTTAAAATCCTGGCAGCCAATCGGGAGGAGGGAGAAGTCAGGTTAGCCCGCCTTTTGGACGTGACGTCATTTCCCCCACACGCTCACCCGCCACACCCCCGTAACCGGGAAGCTCCAGGCCTTAGCAACCGAGCTAGGCCAAATCAAACCTAACTAGGTGAGGTACGGCTGGCCAGGCTACTGAGAGTGAAAATCTAGAGAAGGCCTGGAATGGGAGATTGGGGCGAATGAGAATATAGGGGGGAGTGGTGGAGCTGGTGTCACACGGCAGCGACCAGTCCTTATATCTGGCGACCTCAGGCCCACCTGTGCTATTCTCCTTGTTCCTGCATTCGGGGCTCCCAGCCAGAGTCAACCTGCCTGCTTCTTCGCCCATTCAATCCAGGGTGCTTCAAAATAAAACCTTTCTCCCCAACCGGCCCTATTCCCTTAGGGGACCACCTGAAGCTTGCCTTACCTTTCACCCCATATTCATTAATGCCTTTCAAGCTCTTCTTCCTCAAGAAATCTTag from Delphinus delphis chromosome 10, mDelDel1.2, whole genome shotgun sequence carries:
- the FKBPL gene encoding FK506-binding protein-like encodes the protein METPPVNPVGEKDTSQPQQQWEKNLDLTTQIRQQRRDPPTEILELRVSPDSDSQILENPQETEKLAAGLEGDSKSHGSASEVPEPLQASDLWYCPDGSFVKKIIIRGHGLDKPKLGSRCWVQTFGFTLGSGLPEGWTEVTMGLGPWREETWGELIEKCLESMCQGEQAELQLPGCSGPPVRLTLASFTKGRDSWELEATEKEALAREERARGTELFRAGNPESAARCYGRALRLLLTLPPPGSPERTVLHANLAACQLLLGQPHLAAQSCDRVLEREPGHLKALYRRGVAQAALGNLEKATADLKKVLAVDPKNRAAQEELGKVIIQGKKQDAGLAQGLRKMFG
- the ATF6B gene encoding LOW QUALITY PROTEIN: cyclic AMP-dependent transcription factor ATF-6 beta (The sequence of the model RefSeq protein was modified relative to this genomic sequence to represent the inferred CDS: inserted 1 base in 1 codon); this encodes MAELMLLSEIADPTRFFTDNLLSPEDWDSTLYTGLDEVAEEQTQLFLCPEQDVPFDSSSLDLEMDVSPPEPPWDSLPIFPDLQVKSEPSSPSSSSSLSSESSRLSAEPSSQASGVGEVLVVKSESLTPSLCLLGDDPTSPFETVQISVGPTSDDASDVQIKIEPVSPSSSINSEASLLSAESPNQAFIGEEVLEVKTESPSPQGCLLRDVSGPPLGAVQISMGLSSDGSSGKPLPARKPPLQPKPVVITTVPMPPRAVPPSTTVLLQPLVQPPPVSPVVLIQGAIRVQPEGLTPPAPRPERKSIVPAPMPGNSCPPEVDAKLLKRQQRMIKNRESACQSRRKKKEYLQGLEARLQAVLADNQQLRRENAALRRRLEALLAENSELKLGSGNRKVVCIMVFLLFIAFNFGPVSISEPPPAPISPRMSREEPRPQRHLLEFSAQEPVHRVEHPQHPSQGPKETQPSSTGQPSFRNLTAFPGGTKELLLRDLDQLFLSSDCRHFNRTESLRLADELSGWVQRHQRGRRKMPQRPQERQKSQLWKKSPPVKAVPTQPPGPPERDAVGQLQLYRQPDRSQPEFLDAIDRREDTFYVVSFRRDHLLLPAISHNKTSRPKMSLVMPAMAPNETLSGRGPPGDYEEMMQIECEVMDTRVIHIKTSTVPPSLRKQPSSSPGNATGGPLPASAASQAHQAARQPXYLNHP